AAGAGGGCGTTCATCCAATCGCGGGGGCCTCCCGACGACACCTGCACACCGCTGGCGTTCAGACCATCGAACCACGACCAACTCACCAATGAATTGCCGGGGACGAGCCCGCTGCTCATGGAGACGTACGCTTCATAAGGCCCCTGTCCGAGGCTTGACGCGTCCCAGTTGATCACGCACTGATCGCCGACGTTGGTCAGCGTGCACAGCCCGGCCTGGGCCGCCCCCGCCGTCGCGCCCAGGGACAGGGCACACGCCAATGATCTCATCACGGTGGAAAACCGGTGTTGGCTCATGTTCATTCCTCCTGAAAAGTCCGTTGACCCATGGCGGGTCGGCTCGCCAGGCCCGAACGGACGTGTTCAGGCCTCCAGTCACGTCAACGGATTCGGGAGGGGGCGCCTATCACGCCGGGAAAAAAAAGATTCAACGCCCCGCATGAAGGTCTCCGTGTCCATCCCTGCACATGGGTGCCAGTTGACTGAAGCCGGTCGACGCCAACATCGCGCGTCTCTTTTTCAAGCTGCCCGGTCATGACCTCCGCTCCCGTCCCTGCGGCAAGGCACGCACACCCGAGTGCCGCTCCGTTGACGAACTTGCTCAGCGCCTGGCGGCAAGGGGACCGCTCGGCGATGGACCAGGTGCTGCGGGGGGGGCACGCCGAGCTGCTGCGCATGGCCAGCTCGCGACTGCGGGGCAGCGAGACGCCCAGCCTGGCGGCCGATGACCTCGTCAGCGAGCCCCTCCTCAGGGTGCTGCTCGAACCGCCGGCCTGGGAAAGCCGCGGTCACTTCTTCGTGACGCTGTCGACACCACTGCGGCGTCGAGCACGCCACCCGGCGACGGCTCGGCCACGCCCTATCGCCACACCAAGGCCCTGTTCGACGCGGCGGCCGACCTGCCGGACGAGGCGACGCAGCGCGGCCGCCTGGCCGAATTGGGCGCCGACGGCGAGAGTGTCGAGCGCGTGCTGCGCATGCTCGGCCTGGCCGACGAGCGCACGCATGTCTCACAGCCAGTAGCCCAGGCGCTGGCGCGGCTGGCGCGGGAACGCCAGATCCTGGCCAAGCTCTCGCATCCGAACATGGCCCGGCTGCTGGACGGCGGCACGACGCCCCTGGGGCGGCCCTATCTGGTGCTGGAGTACGTGGAAGGCCAGGCCATCGACCGGCACTGCGAGCAGCTGGGTTTGGCCGCGCCCGCCCGCTTGGGTCTGCTGCACACGGTGTGCGGCGCCGTGGCGGCGGCGCATCGGCAGCTGGTGGTGCTCGACAAGACCGACGGTGCCGAGACCGAACTGCATCTCGCCCAGGCGGAGGCACGCACCGGCCAGGGCGCCGCAGCTCGCCAACGGCTCGCGCGCCTGGAGCCGGCGCTCAAGCGCTGGGCCTTGCCGCAGCCGGCGCTGTTCCTGCAGGCCCGGGCCTGGGTCGCGCGCGCCGAACGTCAGCCCCTCGAGGCGGCGGCGCTGTTCGCCGAAGCGGCCGACTTGCTCAAACCCCAAGGGCCGGACGATGCCTTGCGGCAGATGCTGCTGATGGACCGCGCGGAGGCCCTGGCGGCAGCCAACCGCCCCGACGAGGCACGCCGCCAGCTCGAGGCACTCGCGCCGGGTGTGGCGCCCTACCCGCCCACGGCGGTCGTGCAGCAGCGTCTTCGCGCCCTGCGGTCGACCGCGTGGGCCAGCGGCGGCCCGGCGGCGTCCCGCTGAATCTGACGGCTCGGCAAGCGTCAGCCTCAGGCGCCGTGCGACGCCGGGTGGGGGCGCCTCACTGGGCGTTGACGCGGAACCAATTCAGGTTCCATTCCCGCCCGATCGACTTGAAGCGCAGCGTGTGGTTGCCTGCCGTGAGGGTAAAGGGGGTGCTGGTCTGGGTCACCCAGGCCTGCCACCCGCCGGTGTTGGGCACGGCCATCACGTCCACGGCCTTGGCGCCGTCCACCCAGACCTCGAAGCCCGTGCTGCCATTGGCGGTCGCCAGGCGGTAGTCGAGCGTGAACTTGCCCGGGGTGGCCACGCTGATCTTGAACTCGATCCAGTCGTCGGGGTCGAAGTGGCCCACGTCCTGGCCGCCGCCGGTGTCGGTGCAGGCCTCCAGTTCCACGCCACTCATGGCGGTGAAGGTTTCGGCCTGGATCAGGCCGGGCACGGGGACGTAGGCGACGGTGGTGCTGGCGGACTCGCTGTAGAAGCTCTCGTTGGCGGCGGTCAGTGCCGTCACGACGTAGTTGTAGGTCGTGCCCGACACCGCGGAGGTATCGGTGTAGCCGGCAGTCGTGACCTTGTCGGCGAGCACGGTGTAGCTGGCCGAGGCACCCGGCGCACGGTAGACCCGGTAGCCCGTCACCTTGGCATCCGTGCTGGCCGTCCAGGTGAGCGCATTGCCGCCCACCCCTTCGGCGAGCTTCAAACCCGCGGGGCGCGCCGGAAGCTGGAACACTTCGGGCGGCGTGGGGCTCACCAGCCACTGGGCCAGGCCCGCATGGGGCTCGTTGGCCTGCGTCGCAAAGCTCTTGAACAGGTTTTCGATCTCGGCCACGCTGGCCGTGCTGAAGTCCACCTTGCCGGCCATGTCGATGACGTCCTGGCCGGGCACGGGCGGCTTGTCGAGCAGGTACATCTCTGCCCAGGTGTTGCTGCTGCCGCTGTCCTTGAAGACACCGCTGAGCGTGTAGGTCTTGCCCCCCTCCAGCGTGATGGCCTGGTAGACGCCGCCGTTGATCTCGCCGGTCACGCCGGCCGGGCGGGTCACGCGCAGCACGGCGCCCTCGCTGCCGGCGGGGGCCTTGCCCGCCGTGGTGTCACCGAAGTCGAGGTTCAGGCTGCCGCTGATGGCCAGCGTCGTCCAGCCGGCGGCCGTGCCGAAGCCGCCGTTGACGATGAGCTCGCCCTTGGACGTGCTGTCGACGATGCTGATCTTGTCGAAACTCACATCCGGGTTGCTGCCCGCATTGGCGCCGGTCTTGATGACGAAGTAGTAGGTCTTGGGGCCTGTGCCGCCCACCTTGATGGTCGCCGCCTTGACCGCGCAGGCGTTGGCCAGCGTGCTGTCCCAGCCGGCACAGTCCCAGGTGCTCGCCTTGGCCACGAGGCCCACGCCGCGGTCGAAGTTGGTATTGGGCGCATTCGTGACCATGCCCCAGGTGCCCTGCCCCGACCCACCCGCCGGCGTGACGAGCTTGTAGGCCCAGGACGTCGCCGCCCAGCCGTAGCTGGCGTAGGTGTCGTAGGTCGCACGGCCGATCTGGCCGCCGAGGTCCAGGCCCGCCCCCTGCCAGGGCTGGAACTCGCCCACCAGCAAGGGCACCTTCAGTTCGCTGACCTGCTTGTTGTAGGCGCACACGCCCGTCGTCCCGGTGGGCCCGCAACGCAGCCAGTCCCGGTGGATGGCATACGGCGTGTCACCCGGCCGGTCACCGAAGAGGCCCGGGTAGGGGTGGATCTCGAACGCCACGTTGGTGAGGCCCTTGGCGGTCGGGTTGCCGTAGGCGTCGATGCTGCCGTAGTGGCTGGGCAGCAGCACGATGTGCTTGTCGTCCACGGCGCGGATGGTGCGGTAGAGGTCTTCCACGCGGGTGACCATGGCCTCGGCCGTGGCGCCCCAAGGCTCATTGAGCGGGTCGTAGGCGGCCACCGCCGGCTCGTCCTTGTACTTGCTGGCGATCTGCTGCCACAGCCAGCGGGTGCGCTCCTGGGCTTCGGCGTCGGTCCAGTAGGTGTTCTGCCCCGCGCAGCCGGTGTGGTCGTTGGGCGTCTGGCCGCCCACGGCGCCGTGCAGATCGAGGATCACATAGATGCCGCGCTTCTTCGCCTGGGCGATGCTCCAGTCCAGGTAGGCCCAGGCGTCGGCCCGCAGGGTCTTGGGCTTCTTGGCGTCTTCGATGACGCTCCACAGGATGGGCAGGCGCACGACGTTGAAGCCGAAGGCCTTGATCTGGTCCCAGTCGCGCTCGGTGATCCAGCTGTCCCGGAACAGCTTGATGAGGCGTTCCTTCTCGGCGTCACCGAAGCGCTGGGTGAGCTTGGCCTCG
The genomic region above belongs to Bacillota bacterium and contains:
- a CDS encoding carbohydrate-binding protein, with translation GKQVLLKGTNLGNWLVQEFWMMGQGGNGVTDQCTLEAKLTQRFGDAEKERLIKLFRDSWITERDWDQIKAFGFNVVRLPILWSVIEDAKKPKTLRADAWAYLDWSIAQAKKRGIYVILDLHGAVGGQTPNDHTGCAGQNTYWTDAEAQERTRWLWQQIASKYKDEPAVAAYDPLNEPWGATAEAMVTRVEDLYRTIRAVDDKHIVLLPSHYGSIDAYGNPTAKGLTNVAFEIHPYPGLFGDRPGDTPYAIHRDWLRCGPTGTTGVCAYNKQVSELKVPLLVGEFQPWQGAGLDLGGQIGRATYDTYASYGWAATSWAYKLVTPAGGSGQGTWGMVTNAPNTNFDRGVGLVAKASTWDCAGWDSTLANACAVKAATIKVGGTGPKTYYFVIKTGANAGSNPDVSFDKISIVDSTSKGELIVNGGFGTAAGWTTLAISGSLNLDFGDTTAGKAPAGSEGAVLRVTRPAGVTGEINGGVYQAITLEGGKTYTLSGVFKDSGSSNTWAEMYLLDKPPVPGQDVIDMAGKVDFSTASVAEIENLFKSFATQANEPHAGLAQWLVSPTPPEVFQLPARPAGLKLAEGVGGNALTWTASTDAKVTGYRVYRAPGASASYTVLADKVTTAGYTDTSAVSGTTYNYVVTALTAANESFYSESASTTVAYVPVPGLIQAETFTAMSGVELEACTDTGGGQDVGHFDPDDWIEFKISVATPGKFTLDYRLATANGSTGFEVWVDGAKAVDVMAVPNTGGWQAWVTQTSTPFTLTAGNHTLRFKSIGREWNLNWFRVNAQ
- a CDS encoding ECF-type sigma factor, coding for MTSAPVPAARHAHPSAAPLTNLLSAWRQGDRSAMDQVLRGGHAELLRMASSRLRGSETPSLAADDLVSEPLLRVLLEPPAWESRGHFFVTLSTPLRRRARHPATARPRPIATPRPCSTRRPTCRTRRRSAAAWPNWAPTARVSSACCACSAWPTSARMSHSQ